Within Amycolatopsis sp. FDAARGOS 1241, the genomic segment CCTCCCGCAGCAGCTCGGCAAGCGTGGTGCGGTTGTCGACGCGGCGGACCACCGCAGACCCGTTCACGACGGCCTTCAGCTCACGTGCTCGTGGGTTCATCGTGTCCTCTCCTCGCACGCGGTCGCGGCGCGCCGGGCGTAGACGGCGGTCACGTGCCGCTTGTAGCGGACGGAACCGGCCAGGTCGGGGATCATCTCGATGCCTTCGGCGAGCGTGTCGAAGTCCGGCGCGCCGGGCCCGTCGTGGTCCACCACCACCGGTCGCTCGCCGACGGCGCCGACGGCCAGCCGCAGGCCGGTCGCGGTGCGCACCGCGGCCACGCCGACGGTCGGGCGCTCCGCGGTCTGCAGCTTCAGGTACGCGCCTTTCGGCGCGGGCAGCGGGATCGAGACCTCGGTGAGGAGCTCGTCCGCCTCGCGGTCGGCCCAGTAGGCGCCGATCAGGAACCCGGCCACCGCCACGGACCGCGGGCCGCGCGGGGACACCAGGGTCACGGTCGCGTCGAGCGCCGCCAGGACTGTGGTCACGTCGGACTTCGGCTCGGCGAAGCACAAGTTGCCGCCGATCGAGCCCTGTGCCCGCACGCGGGCGTTGCCCACGTGGTGGGCGACCGTGGCGAGCAGCGGCACCTCGGCCGTCACCAGTGGGTCCGCGGCGACCTCGGCGTGGGTGGTGCTCGCGCCGATGACCAGCCGGCCGGCTTCGCGGCGCACACCCCGCAGCGTGGCTACCCGCTTCACGTCCACCAGGACCGCGGGGCGCAGGAGCCCCATCTTCATGGCCAGCAGCAGTTCCGTGCCGCCGCAGTACGGCACCGCGTCCTCGCCGAGCAGGGCCACCACATCGGCGACCGTGTCCGGCCGCTCCAGCTCGAAGGGCGGCAGCATCAGCGCCCGCCCAGCTCGGCGACGGCGTGCCCGGTGAACTCGTCAAGGATCTTCGCCGCCTTCTGCCGGATCATGCCCGAGCCCAGCGTCGCCACCTTGCCCACCACTTCGTAGGTGCCCGTCACGCTCACCGTCGTGGCGCCGTCGTCGCCGGTGACCAGCTGCAGCGTCGCGTCGATGCCGAGCCGCGACGAGACCTGCCGGTCCTCACCCGCGGCCCGCACCCGGATCCGGCGGGGTTCCTCGACCTCGCTCACGGCCACGTCGAGGTCGGCACGCAGCCGGAACGGGCCGAGCCGGTCCATCAGCACCGCCTGGTAGCTTTCGAGCGGGCTGAGTTCCTTGACGTCGTCGAGGATGCCGACCCAGCCGGCCAGCCGCGCGACGTCGGTCAGGACGCGCCAGCACGCCGGCGGGTCCGCGGGCACGGTGAACTCACGCGCGAAGGAAGTCGTGGGCACGGCTCACACCTCTCGGGTCGGCGGTGTCTTGCGGGCGGGAAACGTCCTGCGGCACGGGAATTCGGTCACCGGAACTCGGGCAGCACGTGCGTGGACCACAGGGTCATCTGCTCGATCAGCTCGTCCAGCGAGGCGTAGAGCAGCTTGAGCTCGAAGTGCGCGACCCCGGCGTCGACGAACTCGGCGACCCGGTGCCGGACGTCGTCCACCGAACCGAAGATGTGCCGGTCGAGCGCGAACTGCATGTCGTCGACGTCGCGTTCGTAGGTCATGCTGCTCTGGCGGACCGTGGGCAGCGCGCGGGTCAGCGCGACCTCACGGTCCTCGGCGATCGTCGCCAGCTTCTCGACGGCGATCACGATCTTTTCCCCGTCGCGGCCGGCCTCGTCCGCGGTGCGCCGCACGACGTCGCGGCCCCGTGCCATCTCGGCCGGTGAGAGCCAGCCGGGGATCCAGCCGTCGCCGAGCCGTCCGGTGCGCGCGGCCGCGCGGTCGGTCCAGCCGCCGACCCACACCGGCGGGTGCGGCGACTGCCGCGGTTTCGGGAAGACCTCGGCGTCGGTGAACTTGATCGTCCGGCCGGTGTAGGAAGCGAGCGGCTCGGTCCAGATCGTCTTCATGACCTCGATGTACTCGTCGGTGAGCTTTCCCCGGTCGGAGAAGGGAACCTGGAACACGTCGAACTCGCTGGACGACTCGGTCGCCTTCGAGCCGAGGCCCACACCGACGATGAGCCGGCCGCCGGTGAGGTGGTCGAGGGTGGCCGTCTGCTTGGCGGCGTAGATCGGGTTGCGCGTCGGCATGACCAGGCAGGCCACGCCGAGCTTCACGTCGGTCGTCTTCGCGGCCAGGTAGGCCAGGGTGGTGAGGGACTCGTAGAAGTCCGCGGTCTGGTCGTCGGCGAGGGCCTCGGCCGAACCCGACGAGATGTGGTGGCGGTGCATCTCGGAGCTCCACACCACGTGGTCGTGCACCCACACCGAATCGAAGCTGAGCTGCTCTGCGGCCTGGGCGACGCGGACCACGTTGGCCACGCTCGCCAGGGGGCCGGAGTTGGGAACGCGGACACCGAACTCGATGCGAGTCATCAAGGCTCCCGTTAGTGGATTCTGGATTCAATCACTGTAAGCCGGTGCGACGGCGGGCAGCAAGGGTGAACATCCTTCGACAGCAAGGATTACTTCGTCTATACCAGTCGCATCCGCCGCTGTTCTCGATCATTTCGAGCCGTCGAGGAGGAGCACTTTCGTGCAGGTGAACGCCGGAGCGGCCGCCTGTATCCGGTTGCCGAATCGTCGGGCGAACACTTCCTGCGGCCCTCCGAAAACCTTTGCCAGACAAGATCTTTATCCGCGTCGGCGGGTTAACCACCCGCCGAATTCCGCCGCGCGAACGTCACAGGGCCGTTGCATACGTACCTTGACTCAAGTGGATTCAGTATCCATCATGGTTGCCTCACGCACCTCAGCACACACACCACCCTCGAAAGACAGGGGTAGCTGATGGCATCTCGGGTGACGAACGAATCCCCACCGGACCTCGCTGCGCAGGACGACGACGAGTGGGACGAATCCGAAGTGGAGGCCCACGACCGGCGCCGGCGCCTGCTCACGCGGGGCCTGCCGATCGTGTCCGTGGTCGTCTTCCTCGTGCTCTGGCAGATCGTCGGCAACCAGATCGACCCGATCCTGCTGGCCACTCCGGTCAACGTGCTCAAGGCGTTCTGGGAGCTGGTCGTCGGCGGGCAGCTCGGGCCGGCGTTCGGCACGGCGATGGGCGACCTCGCCGTGGGCTACGGACTGGCCGTGGTGGTCGGGATCGCCGTCGGCGTCGTGATGGGCCGCAGCCCCGTGGTCGAGCGGGTCCTCAACCCGTACGTCAACTTCTTCCAGGCCACGCCGCTGATCGCGCTCGTCCCGCTGGTGGTGATCTGGTTCGGGGTCGCGTTCGAAGCCCGTGTCGCCGTCACGTTCATGCTGGCGGTCTGGTCGATCATCATCAACACCGCGAGCGGGGTCAAGGAGACCCCGCGGATGCTCATCGACGTCACGCGCGTCTACAAGTTCAACCGCTGGCAGACCGTGTCGAAGGTGGCGCTGCCGAACGCCGTGCCGAGCATCTTCGCCGGGCTGCGGATCGCGCTGGGCAAAGCGCTCATCGGCATGGTGATCGCGCAGATGGAGATCAGCGTGACCGGGCTCGGGGGACTGGTCACCGACTACGGCAACGCGTTCAAGACCGCTTACCTGCTCGCCGGTGTGTTCACGGCTTCGCTCGTCGGCGTGATCGCCGCGGCGGTGCTGGAGATCGTGCGCCGCGTGCTGTTCTCGTGGACCCAGGGCGAGGACCTCGGTCGCGGCTGAGCCCGCGACATCCCCAGTTCCCCTTTCCCCCAAGGAGTTTGACGTGCCGATCGCCTTCTCGCGCCCACCGCGGCGCCTGCGCGCCGCAATGCTCGCCACCTGTGCCGTCGCGCTCGCCGCCGCCGGCTGCGCCGGTCACGGTTCCTCGCCGGCCGGCAGCAGCAGCGGCGGGCTGTCCGGCTCTCGCTTCACGCTGATGCTGCAGAGCACGGCCAACGCCAACAAGGTCGTCGAAGTCCACGCGGTGAACGAGCTGAAGAAGCAGGGCGTCGACGCGTCCGTGAAGTGGAACGACAGCAGCCCGAACATCGCCATCACCCAGCTCAAGACCGGGGACATCGACGCCTACTCCGAAGCGGTCACCGGTGGGGTGAGCGCGGTCGAGGCCGGTGTGCAGCTCAAGGACTTCGCGCTCGCGCAGCCCCGCCAGGACTACGTGTTCCTGTCGAAGGACATCGCCGGTCTCGCCGATCTGCGGGGGAAGAAGATCGGCGTGCAGGACACCACGGGGGTCAACTACGCACAGGCGCTGCTGCTCGTGCAGAAGGCAGGACTGACGCCGAAGGACGTGAGCATCATCGCCGTCGGCGGGCAGAGCTCGCGGCTGCCCGCGCTGGTGGCCGGGCGCGTCGACGTGACGATGCTGAGCCACGCGGCCCAGCTGCAGCTCGAGCCCAAGGGGTTCAAGACGGTCATGGACCTCACCAAGGAAGCGCCGAACCTCTACGACGACAACGTCTTCGCCACGCCCGGCTGGCTGGCGAAGAACGAGCCGCTCGCCGTCGCGTTCAACAAGGCGCTGCTCGACTCCTACGTGTGGTTCAACGACCCCGCGAACACCGACGCGGTGGTGAACGAGGCGCTGCAGATCCAGCCGGCGGCCGACCGAGCGCAGACCGCGCAGCTGTTCACGATGCTGCGCCAGGCCAACGCCTATCCCGTCGGCACCATCCTCGACCCCGGCCTGCTGGACCAGCAGCAGAAGCTGTACCTCCAGGCGGGCGCGCTCAAGGCGACGGCGCCGGTGACCCAGTGGGCCGACGCGTCCTACGCCCGGAAAGCGAAGGGGAGCGGGCAGAAATGACGCACGCGACAACGGGCGCGACCGTCGTCGTGTCCCGGGTGGGCAAGCGCTACTCGCGCCGCCGCGGCTCGGCGAACGTGACCTTGCGCAACGTCAACCTCCAAATCGCCTCCGGTGAGTTCGTCAGCCTGGTCGGCGCGTCCGGCTGCGGGAAGACGACGCTGATCAGGATGATCGCCGGGCTCGCTCCGTACAGCTCGGGCTCCATCACGGTGGACGGCGCTGTGGTGCGGGGCGTGCCGAAGCGGCTCGGGTTCGTGTTCCAGGACGCGGCGCTGATGCCGTGGCGCACTTTGCGCGACAACGTGGTGATGGGGCTGAACGAGACCGGCGCCGACCTCGACCGCCGCACGGTTCAGGCGAAGGTGGCGGAGAAGCTCGCGCTCGTGGGGCTCACCGAATACGCCGGCTACTACCCGCGCCAGCTCTCCGGCGGCATGAAGCAGCGCGCCGGTCTCGCCCGCGCGCTGGTGAGCGAACCCGATCTGCTGCTGATGGACGAACCGTTCGGCGCGCTCGACGCCTTCACCCGCCTGCGGCTGCAGGAGGAGCTCGCCGCGATCGTCGCGGGGTCGAACACCACCACGGTGTTCGTGACCCACGACGTGGACGAGGCCGTGTTCCTGTCGGACCGGATCGTGGTGCTGACGCCCTCGCCCGGGACCGTGAAGGAGATCGTCTCGGTTGACCTGCCGAAGCCCCGCCTGCGCCGCCAGGGCCTGCTCGACAACCGCCGAGCCGCCGAACTCCGCGACCACGTTCTGCGGCTGGTGATCGAGGACAACGTGCCCACGCGGCCTCTCGCCAAGGCCTGACGCGGCTCCGCAGTGCTCCCGGACGGCCGGTACTCGGGCGCCGGCCGCCTGGCTACGTCACGGCCGACTCCGCTTCATGCGGCTGGCTCCGTCGCGCGGATTTCGGCCCTCCGCCGACTCGGACGTCGGCGAACGGCAGTGGCCGGCTGGTGCCGCTCTGGCCGGGAGCCCAGGCGCAGACGAGGCCCCCGTGCCCGCGACCGGCCGCACGGCACCGCCGCTCGCCGGAAAACCGTCCGCACCGATCCGCAGCGCTGTCGCGCAAGGACACCCCGGCGCGACCATCGGCGAGCGGACGCGCGAGATGGGCCGACGCGCCATCGGGTGCCGCGAGATCTTTTCGACACGCCTGTACCCGACCGGCAGTGCCTCGGCGACGAAGGCCGCCACTGCCCCGAGTCGATGAAGATGTTCGACCTCTCCCGCATCGTCCCGGCCGCCGCTGCGACGGACGCTGCACGCGCGCGTACGGGTTCGCGCGCGACTACGCCCGCCAGCGCACGCAGTTCGGTAAGCCGATCATCGAGTACCAGGCCGTCGCGTTCCCTCGGCCCGACGTGGCGACCCGCAACGAAGCCTCGTGCTGCTTCGCGCCGCGCGCCGGCCCGCCTCGTCGCCCGACGGCGAGCGACCACGCGGCCGAGCTACGGGCGCCAGAGACCGCCGTGACCGCCACCGGGACTGCGGTCCAGACCCGGTGGCGGGTGGGCTGCTCCCGCGAGTACCCGTCGAACAGTGGATGCGCGACCCGAAACTCGAAGTGATCGGAGAGAACAACTCCGACATCACGCGGCTGGTGCTCACCGCGATCAGTACTTCCCTTGTTTCGTGTCCCAGAAGTACTCGCTGGCCAGGTTCGTCTTGATCTTGTTCGCGTTGTTCGCATAACGAGGGTCGTTGTTCAGGACGTTCTCGATGTCGTCGAGCGCGTTTTGGGTTTGCGTCTTCTTCGGGTGGTCGTCGGGGAGGTTGTTGACGTGGTCCAGCATCTGATCCCAGGTGCGGTTCTTGTTCGCCTTGCCAACGACGTCGCCCAGCGTGTAGTCGGTGCGAGGCGGCTTGTTCAGGTCGAAGTTGTTTTCGTGGTGCAGCACGTTGTGGTACTCGATGACGGACTTCTGGGTGTTGCCTTGGTTGTACCCGAGCTGGTCCTGCTTGATGTGCCCCATTTCGTGGTACAGCGTCTTGTCGCCTTCCCCGGCCTTGATGTTGATGGTGCCGGAGTGGTGGTTGTAGCCACCCCCGCCTTGCAAGCCGAGGATGTCGTGGCCCGTGCTGTCACCGAACGGCTTGCCGGTATCGGGGTTCACGTCTGCGAGCTGTTCCGGCTTGTAACCCATGAACTCGCCGACCGTCTTGCCGCCGTCTTCAGGTCCGAAGCCGTGCGCGACACCAGGAGGCAGATCCTCGATCTTCGTGTTCAGCGTGATGCGGGGGTCGTCCGGGATGTTCAGGGTCTTCTGCGGCCCGTTGATACCCAGCTCGTTCTTGTAGCTCTCGTACTTGTCCTCGAACGGGCGGTCGTCCTTGTCCGGACGGTTGTGCCCAGGGTGGTCCTGGCCCGGGGGTTTGTAGGGCGTGCCGGTGTGCCCGCCCTGGTTGCCGCCCGAGTGGGACTGACCGCCTTCGGCATCGTGGTGGCCGGTGCTGTCGTGGCCGGTGCCGTCGTGGCTCGTGTTGTCGTGACCGTCGTGGTTGTTGCCGGTGGTGTCTCCGTGGTCGTGGGACGGCGTGTCGTCACCGTGGTGCGTGGTGGTGTCGTTGCCGTGGTGGTCGTTCGGCGTCGTGTCGGTGTGGTGGTCGCCCGAAGTGCTCGGGCCGTCGCCACCGCTGTGCGCGTGCCCCGGCGGCGGGGGCGGCGGAGGCGGAGGCGGTGCCCCGTCTCCACCACCGTGCGGCCGCCCGGGTGGGGGCGGTGGAGGAGGCGGTGGTGCGCCGTCGTTTCCTCCGGGCACGTTCGACCCGCCCTTCGCCGGCGGCGGAGGCGGCGGAGGGGGCGGTGGTGCGCTGTCCCCACTGCCCGCGTGCGGGCGCGCCGGGGGCGGTGGCGGCGGCGGAGGTGGTGGTGCGCCGTCGTTTCCTCCGGGCACGTTCGAGCCGCCCTTCGCCGGGGGCGGTGGCGGCGGCGGAGGCGGAGGCGGTGCGCTGTCGCCGCTTCCGGACGGCTTCGTGTCGCCGCCGAGGCCGCGCGTGGGCGGCGGTGGCGGAGGTGGTGGCGGCGGGGGAGCCGCGTCGCCGGAGCCGGGCAGTTTCGAGCCGATGTTCGGCGGGGGAGGTGGTGGCGGAGGAGGAGGCGGTGCCGAAGCCGGGTTGGGTGTCGGGTTGGAGTTCTGGACGTGCGTGGCGTCGCTGCCGGCGTTGGTGCGCGGCGGGGGCGGCGGAGCAGGCGTCGGAGGAGGGGTGTCGGTGTCGTCGGGCTTGCTCTGCGAACAGCCGAGCCCGAGCGGGTCGGCCTCGGACAAGGGGTTGGGCACGTAGGCGATCGGGTTCGGCGCGGGCGAGAGCCCGAGCGGGTCCTGGCTGAGGTAGCGGCCTGTGCCCGGGTCGTAGTAGCGGAAGACGTTGTAGTGGAAGCCGGTCTCGTCGTCGGCGTACTGGCCTGGGAAGCGCAGCGGCGTCGACACGGTGCCGGGTCGGCTCGGTTTCACGCGGCCCCACAGCGACGTCGTGCCGTGCCAGGCCACGACCCCGTGGGCGTCGATCATGTCGACCGGCGTCCCGATCTGGTCGGTGACGAACGAGAAGAACCGCACCCCGGTGCCGAGGTGCTCGGTCTGCGTGACCGGACGGGTGCTGTCGGGGTAGTGATCCCACGTGAGGACGAGCTGCCGGCCTTGCGCGTCGCGGTGCACCTGCTCCACGAGCAGCTGACCGCTCCAGGCGAAGGTGACCTCTTCGGCCACGCTGCCGTCGGGTGCCAGGCGCTGCTTGGCAACGCGCCGGCCGAGCGGGTCGTAGCGGTAGCGCCATTCTGTGCCGTCGGGTGTCCGCACGCCGGTGAGGCGGTCGAGCGGTCCCCACCGGTAGGTCGAGGTCCGGCCATTCTCGTGGCGGGCGGTCAGCCGGCCCTGCGCGTCGTAGGAGTACCGGACCGCGCCCGCGGCCGCCAGCGTGTTGCCGGTGTACCGCCGCGGCCCGATCTCGGCGGCCGGCAGCTGCGCGGTGACGATGTTGCCGGCCGCGTCGTAGCGGTAGCTCTCGGTCCCGCTCGGCGCGGCGACGTCGGTGACCCGGCCGGCTTGGTCGAGCCGGAAGCGCACCGGCCCGGAGAGGGCATCGTCGATCCCGACGACCCGGCCGTCGGCGGCGTACTGGTACCCGCGCTGCTGGATCACGCGGGCGGTGTCGCGCGCCGTCACAACCTGCCGGGTGAGCTGGTGCTCGCCGTCGAAGGTCTGGGCGAGCGTGGTGCCGGTGCCTGTCGTGCGCTCGACTTCCCGGCCGGCTTCGTCGTGCCGGAACGTCACCAGCTGCCCGGCGACGGACAGGGTCGCCGGAGTGCCGTCGGGTGCGTAGGTCCACGCACTGTCCACACCAGACGGCGTGAGGCGCTGCACGCGCGCCTCGTCGTACGCGTAAGTGACCGCACGGCCGTCGATGGATTCCCGCACGACACGGCCGGACTCGTCGCGCTCGATCTCCACGACGCTGTCGCCTTCGGTGGCGCGCACGAGGAAGCCGACAGGGTCGTAGACGTACGTGGTCACCCCGGCCGGTGTCCGGCGTTCGACCACGTTGCCCAGCGCATCGTAGACGTAGGTCGTGGCCGCGCCCAGCCCGTCGACGGACTTCACGAGCTGGCCGGCGTCGTCGTATTCGAACCGCAGGACCCGGCCGTCGAAGTCCGTCTCGGACACCGTGCGCCCGGCGGCGTCGTAGGTGTAGGACCAGCTCAGGCCCGCGGGGTTCGTCACGCGGGTGAGCCGCAGTTCGGTGTCGTACTCGTACGAGGTCCGGGCGCCGGTAGGCTCGATCTTCGCCACGGTGAGGTCGAAGGGGCCGTATTCGTACCGGACGCCCGCGTGCTCGACGACGTTGCCCTCGGCGTCGTAGCGCCATTCTTCCTGCCGGCCCGTCGGGCCGATCCGGCTGGCGCGCCGCCCCTCGACCGTCCAGCCGAGGCGAGTGCGGCCACCGGACGCGTCCGTGACGACGCGCGGGCGGCCGAACAGGTCCCGCTCCACCGGGTCTTGAGCCGGTGCCGGCGCGACCTCGGCTGTCCACTGCCGGTCCTGCTGGAACTCCGTGCCGGCGGTGGCGCGCACGGCGAACAGGTCGGGTGCCTCCCCGGTCGGGAACACCCGCCGGTAGGTGCGGTCGCCACTGGTGACGGTGAGCGTGAGCGAACCGTCGGCCCCGGACTCGACTTCGGCGCGGCTGCCGTCCGGGCGGACCACCGCCGTCAGCAGGCCTTCGCCGGTGTATTCGAACTCCGTGGTGCGGCCCAGCCCGTCGGTGCGGGAGAGCAGGCGGTCGTAGCGGTCCCAAGTGGACACCGTCGTCTCACCGAGTGGACCGACCTCGCGCACGACCTGGTCGGCCTCGTTGAGGTGGAACTGGGTGCGGTGCCCGACAGAGTCGGTGTACGTGGTGATCCGGCGCTCACGGTCGTAGTCGAACTGGCCGTCGTAGAAGCCGCGGTCGCCGACGGTGCGCACGCAGCGGCCCTCGGCGTCGTAGACGTAGCGGTACCAGACTCCGTTGCGGTCCTGCCAGCCGGTGATCCGGCCCTCGGCGTCGTAGTCGTACGTCTCGGCCAAGCCGGACGAGTTGATCACCCGGGTCAGGCGGCCCAGCTCGTCGTAGCCGAAGCTGCGGGCGAGCACGGTGAGGTTTCGCGTTTCGTCGAGCACTCGCAACGCCGTGATCCGGCCGGCGTCGGTGTCGAGCTCGACCAGGTACCCGGTGGAGTGCTTCAGCAGCTTCGGTGCGCCGAGCGGGTCGTATTCGACCACGACCCGTTCTCCGCCGCGCCCGGTCAGCTCCGCGACCGGGAGGACGTCACCGCCGCGGCCGGACAGCCGGCCGAACCGCAGTTCGGTGCCCCGCAAGGGATCGGTGACCGTGTAGGTGCCGTCGTCCGCGACCGCCAGGGGCCGGCGAGGTCCTTCCGCGGGCTGCACCGGTGAGCCAGGTGCGGGGAGCGGGTAGACGAGGATGGTGCCGTCGGCCGAGTAGAAGGTGGCGTTGCGCGCATCCAGTTCGAGGCGCTGGTCCACGGTGGACGTCCACGTGGGACCGAACCACCGGCCCGCCCGGTACGACGAGAGGTGCAGCCGCTCCAGCACGAGTGGGTCCGGCAGGCGCAGGTCGACCTGCTCCAGCACGACAGTGCCGCGCACCACGTCGACCGGGTCGGATTTGCAGACCAGGTTGTCCTTGCTCACCGCGGTGTCACGCGGGTTGCCCGGCTTGGGCGACGGCGGCGGAGTGCCCGGCGTGCCCTTGGGCGTACCGCCGGGTGGAGGTGCATCGGCCGACGAAGGAGCCGGGTCCGGATCGGTCTTGGGCGGTGGGGGCGGATCGCTCTTCGGAGGCGGCGGGGTGTCGCCGCCTCCTGTGCCGGAGACGTGGGTGGCATCGTCGCCGCCCGATTTGGCGGGCGGGGGCGGGGTGCCGCCACCGCCGTGGCTGCCCCCGCCACCGGCGCTGGAGGAGTGCGTGGAGTCATCACCCCCCGACTTGGCCGGTGGTGGCGCACCGTCGCCCCCGCCCTTCGGGGTGCCCCCACCACCACCGACGGGCTTGGGCGGGTCCTTCGGCATGCCGCCGACGTCGCCACCCTTGCCCGCCGACGAGACCTTGCCACCCTTGAGGCCCTTCAACGCCTTACCGGCGTCCTCGAACAGCGTCCCGGCCTTCTTCAACAACGGGATCAGCGCCTTGAGCGCCTTCACCAGCTTCGTCACGATCGAGGTGATCTGCGAAGCGGTCTTGGCGACCGCGCTGACCACCTGAGGCACCACCCACGCCAACCCGACACCGAGGGTGAACACCACCTGCAACGCCCAACTGATCAAATGCCCGACCAGCTCCGAAATGATGTCGCGCACCAGCGTCCGCACCGCCGCCACGACCTCACCCGCGGTCTTCACCCCGGACGACGCGCCCTCACAGCCCTTCTGCGCCGCCTGCAACGTCGTGCCCAGATCCTGCGCCCGCTGCCGATACGCATCCGACGCATCCCCCGACCAGGCCTGCAGATCCGAACTCACCGCGCTGTTCAGATCATCCGCAACGCTGCCCAGCTCCTTGGCGACATTCGCCCACGTCTCCGACTGCGCCTTGATCTGATCCGCATTCCCCGTCAACCCGTTGAGCG encodes:
- a CDS encoding xanthine dehydrogenase family protein subunit M; this encodes MLPPFELERPDTVADVVALLGEDAVPYCGGTELLLAMKMGLLRPAVLVDVKRVATLRGVRREAGRLVIGASTTHAEVAADPLVTAEVPLLATVAHHVGNARVRAQGSIGGNLCFAEPKSDVTTVLAALDATVTLVSPRGPRSVAVAGFLIGAYWADREADELLTEVSIPLPAPKGAYLKLQTAERPTVGVAAVRTATGLRLAVGAVGERPVVVDHDGPGAPDFDTLAEGIEMIPDLAGSVRYKRHVTAVYARRAATACEERTR
- a CDS encoding CoxG family protein; amino-acid sequence: MPTTSFAREFTVPADPPACWRVLTDVARLAGWVGILDDVKELSPLESYQAVLMDRLGPFRLRADLDVAVSEVEEPRRIRVRAAGEDRQVSSRLGIDATLQLVTGDDGATTVSVTGTYEVVGKVATLGSGMIRQKAAKILDEFTGHAVAELGGR
- a CDS encoding ABC transporter substrate-binding protein — its product is MPIAFSRPPRRLRAAMLATCAVALAAAGCAGHGSSPAGSSSGGLSGSRFTLMLQSTANANKVVEVHAVNELKKQGVDASVKWNDSSPNIAITQLKTGDIDAYSEAVTGGVSAVEAGVQLKDFALAQPRQDYVFLSKDIAGLADLRGKKIGVQDTTGVNYAQALLLVQKAGLTPKDVSIIAVGGQSSRLPALVAGRVDVTMLSHAAQLQLEPKGFKTVMDLTKEAPNLYDDNVFATPGWLAKNEPLAVAFNKALLDSYVWFNDPANTDAVVNEALQIQPAADRAQTAQLFTMLRQANAYPVGTILDPGLLDQQQKLYLQAGALKATAPVTQWADASYARKAKGSGQK
- a CDS encoding ABC transporter ATP-binding protein; its protein translation is MTHATTGATVVVSRVGKRYSRRRGSANVTLRNVNLQIASGEFVSLVGASGCGKTTLIRMIAGLAPYSSGSITVDGAVVRGVPKRLGFVFQDAALMPWRTLRDNVVMGLNETGADLDRRTVQAKVAEKLALVGLTEYAGYYPRQLSGGMKQRAGLARALVSEPDLLLMDEPFGALDAFTRLRLQEELAAIVAGSNTTTVFVTHDVDEAVFLSDRIVVLTPSPGTVKEIVSVDLPKPRLRRQGLLDNRRAAELRDHVLRLVIEDNVPTRPLAKA
- a CDS encoding ABC transporter permease encodes the protein MTNESPPDLAAQDDDEWDESEVEAHDRRRRLLTRGLPIVSVVVFLVLWQIVGNQIDPILLATPVNVLKAFWELVVGGQLGPAFGTAMGDLAVGYGLAVVVGIAVGVVMGRSPVVERVLNPYVNFFQATPLIALVPLVVIWFGVAFEARVAVTFMLAVWSIIINTASGVKETPRMLIDVTRVYKFNRWQTVSKVALPNAVPSIFAGLRIALGKALIGMVIAQMEISVTGLGGLVTDYGNAFKTAYLLAGVFTASLVGVIAAAVLEIVRRVLFSWTQGEDLGRG
- a CDS encoding LLM class flavin-dependent oxidoreductase, which translates into the protein MTRIEFGVRVPNSGPLASVANVVRVAQAAEQLSFDSVWVHDHVVWSSEMHRHHISSGSAEALADDQTADFYESLTTLAYLAAKTTDVKLGVACLVMPTRNPIYAAKQTATLDHLTGGRLIVGVGLGSKATESSSEFDVFQVPFSDRGKLTDEYIEVMKTIWTEPLASYTGRTIKFTDAEVFPKPRQSPHPPVWVGGWTDRAAARTGRLGDGWIPGWLSPAEMARGRDVVRRTADEAGRDGEKIVIAVEKLATIAEDREVALTRALPTVRQSSMTYERDVDDMQFALDRHIFGSVDDVRHRVAEFVDAGVAHFELKLLYASLDELIEQMTLWSTHVLPEFR
- a CDS encoding acyl-CoA dehydrogenase family protein, which produces MPRRRRPPLPRVDEDVRPLPHRPGRRCDGRCTRAYGFARDYARQRTQFGKPIIEYQAVAFPRPDVATRNEASCCFAPRAGPPRRPTASDHAAELRAPETAVTATGTAVQTRWRVGCSREYPSNSGCATRNSK